The following are encoded together in the Pseudoalteromonas ruthenica genome:
- a CDS encoding PAS domain-containing hybrid sensor histidine kinase/response regulator: MFSIGVISLIALAYLGVLFAVAWYADKHTKNHSSGWIYGLSLGVYCTSWAFYGTTAQAANNGWWLAPTYAGTILLFTFGWAIYRRIAHVCRQQQLTSLADFLATRYGQSSQLSGLVSLISVIAIVPYIALQLNATSASIAMLTDRPIQGGYFWQDSTFFITALLALFAILFGARRVRPSEHNPGLMASIAFESVVKLLAFLGVGLFICFEIFDSPHALYSAAQQQNISAQVAATASPTYVYWVHVGLGFLATLCLPRQFHTAFIEHDNEHQLVTARWLFPIYLLLINLFILPIAYAGLVYFQDQSVGYDTFVLALPIAAQSPSFSLLAFLGGFSAATSMVIVSTIVLSIMITNDFINQFLLRRSQLSSSHRGLSKFKLLQARRAVIVAVLLLSYASHRVLAEGNTLANMGLMSFTLVAQFAPAMIIGLWWSKASCRGAQWGIIAGFAIWFYTLLLPNLYAALFGEALWLSTGPWGIEWLAPRDLFALGLDELSQAVLLSLGVNTLVYISVPLLSSAQLAERLQSNKFIITASPQRSGHIALSYQDLALLLQRFSEPERAKALVSHYFPASSSRWKEQAPEHIEQRVEREMSALVGGASARLILDVAKDEKRQPFEQVADFVDEASQVLRFNRDLLQATIENIEQGISVVDSDLKLVAWNQGYQSMFSYPDDSLVVGRPVAELIRFNAERGLFAYQDIDTEVEKRIAHLRRGSAYKYRRQYNDGRVFEMQGNPLPGGGFVTTYTDITDFINQQRELEQANLNLEEKIAARTQQLVATNHALAEAKREAEQATESKTRFFAAASHDLLQPFNAASLFCSLMSEKASNTELSELANNIRSSLASAEDLLSSILQLTKLESGSFKVNSSDFSLSSLLQPLANEYGALARDKGLAFQVQGAEVMLKTDKALLKRVLGNLLSNAIRYTEQGEIRLLCESHQGQLSIMVEDTGSGIAQQDQELIFEEFKQLQGKEQAQGLGLGLAISKRICSVLAINLTLGSQLGKGTQFTLTLPCFELTGLETSSPVETRHVDNQLEGLRIWLLDNDDNVLSALSQVLENWGCKVQVARNQAQLRDVQAHSEADILIADYQLDDGVTGLEVISALNLTTMAIVINTANHDENIREQVSDCGYPLLYKPLKTPALKRMLKRLKPK, encoded by the coding sequence ATGTTTTCGATTGGTGTTATTAGCCTGATTGCTTTGGCGTACCTAGGCGTGCTCTTTGCCGTTGCTTGGTATGCCGATAAGCACACAAAGAATCACTCGAGTGGTTGGATTTATGGCCTTTCGTTGGGGGTGTATTGTACCTCTTGGGCTTTTTATGGCACCACTGCTCAGGCCGCTAACAATGGTTGGTGGTTAGCTCCGACCTACGCCGGCACCATTTTGTTGTTCACCTTTGGTTGGGCCATCTATCGCCGTATTGCTCATGTTTGTCGGCAGCAACAGCTGACTTCCTTGGCCGATTTTCTTGCCACCCGTTATGGTCAGTCGTCGCAGCTCTCCGGGTTAGTGTCATTGATCTCGGTAATAGCCATCGTGCCTTATATTGCGCTGCAACTTAACGCAACCAGTGCCAGTATCGCTATGCTCACCGATAGGCCGATACAAGGTGGTTATTTTTGGCAAGATAGCACCTTCTTTATTACCGCCTTGTTGGCGCTTTTTGCCATCTTATTCGGTGCTCGCCGGGTACGTCCCAGTGAGCATAACCCCGGGTTGATGGCTTCTATTGCTTTTGAGTCGGTGGTTAAACTGTTGGCTTTTTTAGGAGTGGGGTTGTTTATTTGTTTTGAGATTTTCGATTCACCACATGCCCTGTATTCGGCCGCTCAGCAGCAAAACATTTCAGCCCAGGTTGCGGCGACAGCAAGCCCTACCTACGTGTATTGGGTACATGTAGGCCTGGGGTTTTTAGCGACCCTGTGCTTACCTCGTCAGTTTCATACCGCCTTTATTGAGCACGACAACGAACATCAACTCGTTACCGCTCGCTGGTTATTTCCGATTTATTTATTGTTGATTAATCTGTTTATTCTGCCCATCGCCTACGCTGGCTTAGTTTATTTTCAAGACCAGAGTGTGGGCTATGACACCTTTGTATTAGCACTGCCTATTGCTGCGCAGTCGCCAAGTTTCTCATTGTTGGCCTTTCTAGGTGGGTTTTCTGCTGCGACCAGTATGGTGATTGTCTCTACCATTGTTTTGTCGATTATGATCACCAACGACTTCATTAACCAATTCTTATTACGGCGCTCACAACTAAGTTCATCTCATCGCGGTCTCTCGAAGTTTAAGCTACTGCAAGCACGGCGAGCCGTTATCGTCGCGGTGTTGTTACTAAGCTACGCCAGTCACCGAGTATTGGCGGAGGGCAATACTCTGGCCAATATGGGCCTGATGTCATTCACGCTCGTTGCGCAGTTTGCGCCAGCGATGATTATCGGCTTGTGGTGGTCTAAAGCGTCATGTCGTGGAGCGCAGTGGGGGATTATCGCGGGTTTTGCAATTTGGTTTTACACCTTGCTGTTACCCAATTTGTACGCCGCATTGTTTGGCGAGGCATTGTGGCTATCAACTGGGCCCTGGGGCATAGAGTGGTTGGCGCCGCGAGATTTATTTGCATTGGGGCTCGATGAGCTTAGCCAGGCGGTATTGTTATCTCTAGGAGTGAATACGCTGGTATACATTAGTGTGCCTTTACTGAGTTCAGCGCAGCTTGCCGAGCGCTTACAAAGTAATAAATTTATCATCACAGCAAGCCCACAGCGTAGCGGGCATATTGCCCTAAGTTATCAAGACTTGGCGCTGCTGTTGCAGCGCTTTAGTGAGCCAGAACGAGCTAAAGCACTGGTGAGTCATTATTTTCCTGCAAGCTCCAGTCGCTGGAAAGAACAAGCCCCAGAACATATTGAGCAACGAGTTGAACGCGAAATGTCGGCGTTAGTTGGAGGCGCATCAGCACGGCTTATACTCGATGTGGCCAAGGATGAGAAACGTCAGCCTTTTGAGCAAGTCGCCGATTTCGTTGACGAAGCCTCCCAAGTACTGCGATTTAACCGTGATTTACTGCAAGCGACTATCGAAAACATCGAGCAGGGGATCAGTGTGGTTGATAGTGACCTTAAGTTGGTTGCATGGAACCAAGGTTATCAAAGTATGTTTTCGTATCCTGACGACTCACTGGTCGTTGGTCGCCCGGTTGCCGAGTTGATCCGTTTTAATGCCGAGCGTGGACTATTCGCCTATCAAGATATTGATACTGAGGTTGAGAAGCGCATAGCCCACTTGCGTCGCGGCAGCGCCTACAAGTATCGCCGTCAGTACAATGATGGGCGGGTATTTGAAATGCAGGGCAACCCATTACCCGGTGGCGGCTTTGTGACCACGTACACCGATATTACCGACTTTATAAACCAGCAGCGTGAGCTTGAGCAAGCCAACTTAAATCTAGAAGAAAAAATTGCAGCGCGCACCCAGCAACTGGTGGCGACTAATCATGCCCTAGCAGAGGCAAAACGCGAGGCCGAGCAAGCTACCGAGAGCAAAACGCGTTTCTTTGCTGCCGCCAGCCATGACTTGCTGCAACCGTTCAATGCCGCAAGTTTGTTCTGCTCGTTGATGAGTGAAAAAGCCAGCAATACAGAGCTGAGCGAGCTGGCCAATAATATACGCAGCTCATTGGCAAGTGCGGAAGACCTATTATCAAGCATATTGCAGCTAACCAAGCTCGAGTCCGGCTCTTTTAAGGTTAATAGTAGTGATTTCTCTCTTTCGAGCTTGCTGCAACCTTTGGCCAATGAATACGGGGCTCTAGCGCGAGACAAAGGGCTCGCCTTTCAAGTGCAAGGCGCTGAAGTAATGCTCAAGACTGATAAAGCCTTGCTTAAACGGGTATTGGGTAATTTGCTTAGCAATGCCATTCGTTACACTGAGCAGGGTGAAATACGGTTACTGTGCGAAAGTCATCAAGGCCAGCTGTCGATTATGGTGGAAGATACTGGCTCCGGTATTGCTCAGCAAGATCAAGAACTTATTTTTGAGGAATTTAAACAACTGCAAGGCAAAGAGCAGGCGCAGGGGTTAGGCTTGGGCCTTGCTATTAGTAAGCGCATTTGCTCGGTATTAGCCATTAACCTCACACTCGGCTCGCAACTTGGTAAGGGCACGCAATTTACTCTTACCTTACCTTGTTTTGAGCTGACTGGCTTAGAGACCTCCTCCCCGGTGGAGACGCGGCATGTCGATAACCAGCTTGAAGGGCTGCGTATTTGGCTATTAGATAATGATGACAATGTACTCAGTGCGCTCTCGCAAGTGCTAGAGAACTGGGGCTGCAAAGTACAAGTGGCGCGTAATCAAGCGCAGCTGCGTGATGTGCAAGCTCATAGCGAAGCCGATATTTTAATTGCTGACTATCAACTTGACGATGGTGTCACCGGCTTAGAGGTGATCAGTGCGCTGAATTTAACGACTATGGCTATTGTGATTAACACCGCTAATCACGATGAGAATATTCGTGAGCAAGTGAGCGACTGCGGTTATCCACTGCTTTACAAACCACTGAAAACGCCCGCGCTTAAACGGATGCTGAAACGCTTAAAGCCGAAATAG
- the birA gene encoding bifunctional biotin--[acetyl-CoA-carboxylase] ligase/biotin operon repressor BirA — MKAPDGNKLAILERLNQGRFLSGQVLGDELGISRAAVAKHIHSLQEMGIDIYKVNGKGYRISRPLSLLSQPAITEVYEQLQGQAGRFEVQPIIDSTNSELMRRIQANSLEPDTVLVAEMQRQGKGRRGRVWQSPFAANLYYSYYWRLDDGMHAAMGLSIAVGLAIYDCLKALYGLEVQLKWPNDVLVAGRKLAGVLVELDGTAEGPCHLVIGIGLNVSMPDNAAQHIDQPWCDLNEFTTELDKNQLVAALTCFLQKRLYQYQRQGLTHMYQRWNDVHAFAGQCVELSSGNNHWRGICEGIDEQGAVVIRVDGQSKRYFGGEISLRATT; from the coding sequence ATGAAAGCGCCTGATGGCAATAAACTGGCTATATTGGAGCGTCTCAATCAAGGACGCTTTTTGTCTGGTCAAGTGCTGGGGGACGAACTGGGTATTAGCCGCGCAGCGGTTGCCAAACATATTCACTCGCTGCAAGAAATGGGCATCGACATTTATAAGGTCAATGGTAAGGGTTACCGTATTAGCCGACCATTAAGCTTACTATCTCAACCAGCAATTACCGAGGTGTATGAGCAATTACAAGGGCAGGCGGGGCGCTTCGAAGTACAACCGATTATTGATTCCACCAATAGTGAGCTTATGCGCCGTATCCAGGCGAATAGCCTTGAGCCTGATACTGTGTTAGTGGCGGAAATGCAGCGCCAAGGCAAAGGGCGTCGCGGTAGAGTGTGGCAATCGCCCTTTGCGGCGAATTTGTATTACAGTTACTACTGGCGCTTAGACGATGGCATGCACGCTGCAATGGGGCTGTCTATTGCCGTCGGCTTGGCCATTTATGACTGCTTAAAAGCGCTTTATGGTTTAGAAGTACAGTTAAAGTGGCCGAATGATGTGTTGGTCGCTGGGCGAAAATTAGCCGGAGTATTGGTTGAGCTTGACGGCACCGCCGAGGGGCCCTGTCACTTGGTGATTGGCATCGGCTTGAATGTCAGTATGCCCGACAACGCGGCTCAGCATATCGACCAACCTTGGTGTGACCTTAACGAATTTACGACCGAATTAGACAAAAACCAATTAGTGGCGGCGTTGACTTGCTTCTTACAAAAACGCTTATATCAGTATCAGCGTCAGGGGTTAACGCATATGTATCAGCGATGGAATGATGTGCATGCGTTTGCCGGTCAATGTGTGGAGTTGAGCTCTGGCAACAACCATTGGCGCGGAATATGTGAGGGCATTGATGAACAGGGCGCGGTGGTGATCCGTGTTGATGGCCAGAGTAAGCGCTATTTTGGTGGCGAAATCAGTTTGCGAGCGACGACATGA
- a CDS encoding 1-acyl-sn-glycerol-3-phosphate acyltransferase: protein MNEINIPACIPRTHSRFGQWLGTKVLNWFGWQVVGAFPEHSKFVAAVAPHTSNWDFIIAIAVKMHLQVRIRFLGKHSIFIWPLSILLHKWGGIAVDRRAANGVVGQVKALFDETDALILGLAPEGTRKHMPNWKTGFIHIANAAQVPVVPMALDYSKKQFVIMPAIYVSDDIEQTLVQVQQQFSTAMGKYPQQVSGAVRKTRY, encoded by the coding sequence ATGAATGAAATAAATATCCCCGCATGCATTCCTCGTACCCACAGTCGCTTTGGTCAATGGCTCGGCACCAAGGTGTTGAATTGGTTTGGTTGGCAGGTTGTTGGAGCGTTTCCAGAGCACAGTAAGTTTGTGGCGGCGGTTGCACCGCATACATCGAATTGGGATTTTATTATAGCGATTGCAGTGAAAATGCACTTGCAAGTGCGTATTCGCTTCTTGGGTAAGCACAGCATTTTTATTTGGCCGCTAAGCATACTGCTACATAAGTGGGGTGGGATAGCGGTTGATAGGCGGGCAGCCAATGGTGTTGTGGGGCAAGTGAAGGCGTTGTTTGATGAGACCGATGCATTGATTTTAGGGCTCGCCCCTGAGGGCACACGCAAGCACATGCCGAATTGGAAAACCGGTTTTATCCATATCGCTAACGCTGCGCAAGTCCCTGTGGTGCCAATGGCTTTGGACTACAGCAAGAAGCAGTTTGTTATAATGCCGGCTATCTATGTGAGTGATGATATTGAACAAACACTTGTGCAAGTACAGCAGCAGTTTTCAACGGCTATGGGCAAGTACCCGCAACAAGTGTCTGGTGCAGTCAGAAAGACGCGTTATTGA
- the tuf gene encoding elongation factor Tu has protein sequence MAKEKFERSKPHVNVGTIGHVDHGKTTLTAAITNVLAKVYGGVARDFAQIDNAPEERERGITIATSHVEYDTPTRHYAHVDCPGHADYVKNMITGAAQMDGAILVVAATDGPMPQTREHILLSRQVGVPYIIVFMNKCDMVDDEELLELVEMEVRELLSEYDFPGDDLPLIQGSALKALEGEKEWEDKIVELAEALDSYIPEPERDIDKPFIMPIEDVFSIQGRGTVVTGRVEAGIINVNDEVEIVGIKETTKTTCTGVEMFRKLLDEGRAGENIGALLRGTKRDEVERGQVLAAPGTITPHTKFEAEVYVLSKDEGGRHTPFFKGYRPQFYFRTTDVTGDIQLPEGVEMVMPGDNIKMVVELICPIAMDEGLRFAIREGGRTVGAGVVASIVE, from the coding sequence ATGGCAAAAGAAAAGTTTGAACGTTCGAAACCGCACGTAAACGTAGGTACAATCGGCCACGTTGACCACGGTAAAACAACTCTAACTGCAGCGATCACTAACGTACTAGCAAAAGTATACGGTGGTGTAGCACGTGATTTCGCACAAATCGATAACGCTCCAGAAGAGCGTGAGCGTGGTATCACAATCGCAACTTCACACGTAGAGTACGACACTCCGACACGTCACTATGCACACGTTGACTGTCCAGGACACGCTGACTACGTTAAAAACATGATCACAGGTGCTGCACAGATGGACGGCGCGATCCTAGTAGTTGCGGCTACTGACGGTCCTATGCCACAAACACGTGAGCACATCCTACTATCTCGTCAGGTTGGCGTACCTTACATCATCGTATTCATGAACAAATGTGACATGGTTGATGACGAAGAGCTACTAGAGCTAGTAGAAATGGAAGTACGTGAACTACTTTCAGAGTACGACTTCCCAGGTGACGACCTACCACTAATCCAAGGTTCAGCTCTTAAAGCGCTAGAAGGCGAGAAAGAGTGGGAAGACAAGATTGTAGAGCTTGCAGAAGCACTAGATTCTTACATCCCAGAGCCAGAGCGTGACATCGATAAGCCATTCATCATGCCTATCGAAGACGTATTCTCAATCCAGGGTCGTGGTACAGTAGTAACTGGTCGTGTAGAAGCGGGTATCATCAACGTGAACGACGAAGTTGAAATCGTAGGTATCAAAGAAACTACGAAGACAACGTGTACAGGTGTTGAGATGTTCCGTAAGCTTCTAGACGAAGGCCGTGCAGGTGAGAACATTGGTGCCCTACTACGTGGTACTAAGCGTGACGAAGTAGAGCGTGGTCAAGTACTAGCAGCTCCAGGCACAATCACTCCGCACACGAAGTTCGAAGCAGAAGTATACGTACTGTCTAAAGATGAAGGTGGTCGTCACACGCCATTCTTCAAAGGCTACCGTCCACAGTTCTACTTCCGTACAACTGACGTAACTGGTGACATCCAGCTACCAGAAGGCGTAGAAATGGTAATGCCAGGTGACAACATCAAGATGGTAGTAGAGCTAATCTGCCCAATCGCGATGGATGAAGGTCTACGCTTCGCAATCCGTGAAGGTGGCCGTACAGTTGGTGCTGGTGTTGTAGCTTCAATCGTTGAGTAA
- a CDS encoding type III pantothenate kinase: MKLLVDAGNSAVKLMLATEQSELSAVGLQEVPWSHVEEVLVSAVAESSALTQVLALAAAQGKQVHYARVSGHWQQLQCAYENPNTLGIDRWLAVIAGYSENPQGETVIVDAGTALTIDVVNSEHQHLGGYILPGLDLTEHSIVSRAQKVFSVDGLRRHISPGRSTPSAVKNGALLSALGAVEYVLSHYCHGDQAQLYITGGDGLALHNHLRASVYRPHFVFEGLLKWRIGAQTV, encoded by the coding sequence ATGAAACTACTAGTAGATGCTGGTAATTCGGCAGTAAAGCTAATGTTGGCCACAGAGCAAAGTGAGCTTAGTGCTGTGGGGCTGCAAGAAGTGCCTTGGTCACACGTGGAGGAGGTGCTGGTATCGGCTGTTGCTGAATCCAGTGCCCTCACTCAGGTACTGGCGTTGGCGGCAGCGCAAGGTAAGCAAGTGCACTATGCTCGCGTGAGTGGCCATTGGCAGCAGTTGCAGTGCGCTTATGAAAACCCCAATACCTTGGGGATTGACCGCTGGTTGGCGGTGATCGCTGGCTACAGTGAAAACCCGCAAGGCGAGACCGTGATTGTGGATGCGGGCACAGCACTGACGATTGATGTGGTAAACAGTGAACACCAACATTTAGGTGGCTATATCTTGCCTGGTCTCGATCTTACCGAGCACAGTATTGTTAGTCGCGCACAGAAGGTGTTCAGTGTTGATGGCTTGCGTCGTCATATCAGTCCTGGGCGCTCGACACCCAGCGCAGTAAAAAATGGTGCCTTGCTCAGTGCTTTGGGAGCAGTGGAGTATGTTCTTTCACATTATTGTCATGGCGACCAGGCGCAGTTATATATAACCGGCGGTGATGGTTTAGCGTTACATAACCACCTGAGGGCAAGTGTGTATCGGCCGCATTTCGTTTTTGAAGGCTTACTTAAGTGGCGAATTGGTGCGCAAACTGTTTAA
- a CDS encoding response regulator, producing the protein MSSVQAIIADDHPLFRSALKQAAAQAMADEPILEASDLDALFSALAEHPEIELVFLDLTIPGAQGLEGLARLRNQYPDILVIMVSANEQAQIIEQAMAIGASAYIPKSSSLDVISEAIAQVIEGENWLPPQADICTDSNTEQAQFARNLEKLTPQQYRVLSMIADGMLNKQIAYAMSIQETTIKQHVSAILKKLNVYNRTQAGILFKQMATVADNMEN; encoded by the coding sequence ATGTCCAGTGTGCAAGCAATTATTGCCGATGACCACCCGTTATTTCGCAGCGCCTTAAAGCAAGCCGCAGCGCAAGCCATGGCTGATGAGCCCATTTTAGAGGCCAGCGACCTTGATGCACTGTTTAGCGCTTTAGCAGAGCACCCAGAAATAGAACTGGTGTTTCTGGATTTAACTATTCCCGGAGCCCAAGGCCTGGAGGGTCTTGCCCGGCTGCGTAATCAATACCCAGATATTTTGGTGATTATGGTTTCTGCCAACGAGCAAGCACAGATTATTGAACAAGCCATGGCAATTGGTGCCAGTGCTTATATTCCCAAGTCGTCGTCTTTGGATGTGATCAGTGAAGCTATTGCCCAAGTAATTGAGGGGGAAAACTGGCTACCACCACAAGCCGACATTTGCACCGACAGTAATACCGAACAAGCCCAGTTTGCTCGTAACTTAGAGAAGCTAACCCCGCAACAATATCGAGTATTGAGTATGATTGCCGATGGCATGCTGAATAAACAAATCGCCTATGCAATGTCGATTCAAGAAACCACCATCAAGCAACATGTCTCAGCAATCCTAAAAAAACTTAATGTGTACAACCGCACTCAAGCGGGTATCTTATTTAAGCAAATGGCCACTGTGGCAGATAATATGGAGAACTAA
- a CDS encoding DUF3857 domain-containing transglutaminase family protein, with the protein MIRILLLCWLLACTLTPNTALANYQITPAADWVAPAKLPPLVAETIPTEQLSDGTYYRLLEDQIQVPGDNPNAVSHYIRYVMHATNQSGVENISQLNLDYDPSYQRIELNHLRVIRDGQVIDKIPTAQLKVLQRETEAEQLIYDGTQTLNIIVDDVRPGDSLDYAFTRIGRNPIYQGRFSYSAQLDWSVPVAEQYIRIDWQKPQPLHIQQNNGDAQINVTDTANGKEYNLYIASPDMQRYDSQTPLWHDPYHMVFFSEFNRWQEVVDWALPMYQQALSTGDDIAAIAEQIRQQHPTLPAQIGAALKYTQDEIRYLGLEMGSNSHLPTPAQETLQNRYGDCKDKTVLLISILRALGVESHPALVNTQLDKGLAETSPSSARFNHVLVTLEHDDERYWLDPTTSYQTGSLLALSEPDFGYALIVKPSQNTLTSMHKPVERIHRDITERYELPNAKEPLALFSVQSIFSDADAISKRQELATTALQTLQENYTNYYQDYFAGTQHTRLPQVREHPQKGAIEVTEFYQIDDFWSDEENGQTAYFYADDIQNAIYQPDTKTRISPLYLQHPYNVNYTIEVKLNERDWYFNNSKSSIDNPYFSLASQVRFSSNTLTLTYQFRSKTDHVPVAEMPAYLDAREQLLDATQYGIRQAYSHVNEAEQDNFLLLGYAVIGYCILALVVITAFVTLWRVEAGKRPTFSEQRYYPVSSVKFCLYSLLTFNIFPFYWCYKNWQYIKQQHNEAMMPIARGFFAWLWYYPLYLRFYQEGKELGTQQYLPPKWLAALFAILVVVLHIATSLDFYGTVFYLVWPLLWLPLVNYTAHINQRNDSLPYYSRWRVRQVLLAMVLLPILTLGLAQDIGLTANVAVVSGDKVWQHDKRFMLRHGVLNQNEQLLYFYSDAAWNIRDDGNGITEQGVFSYYRDQGQLQVERADFGDIVNVHTEFANQDDGYTTIDIERADGSSFRLILSSEEKGDNKFVQALKTRWRQPLAQ; encoded by the coding sequence ATGATAAGAATACTGCTTTTATGCTGGCTATTAGCCTGCACCCTTACCCCTAATACGGCCTTAGCCAACTATCAGATAACGCCTGCAGCTGATTGGGTTGCCCCAGCTAAACTGCCCCCTTTGGTTGCAGAAACAATTCCCACAGAGCAACTCTCTGATGGTACTTACTATCGCCTGTTGGAAGATCAGATTCAGGTCCCAGGCGATAACCCCAATGCCGTCAGCCACTACATCCGCTATGTTATGCACGCCACCAACCAAAGCGGTGTCGAGAACATCTCTCAGCTGAACTTGGATTATGATCCCAGCTACCAGCGCATTGAGCTGAACCACCTTCGAGTGATACGCGATGGGCAAGTAATAGATAAAATCCCTACAGCTCAATTAAAAGTGTTGCAGCGAGAAACTGAAGCGGAGCAACTAATTTATGATGGTACGCAAACACTGAATATTATTGTTGATGATGTGCGTCCAGGTGACTCTTTGGATTATGCTTTCACGCGCATTGGTCGTAATCCTATCTACCAAGGCCGCTTTAGCTATTCAGCGCAATTAGACTGGAGTGTGCCGGTCGCCGAGCAATATATCCGTATCGATTGGCAAAAACCACAACCATTACATATTCAACAAAACAATGGCGATGCCCAGATAAACGTAACAGATACGGCGAACGGCAAAGAGTATAATCTGTATATCGCTTCTCCAGACATGCAGCGTTATGACTCGCAAACACCGTTATGGCACGACCCTTATCATATGGTATTTTTTAGCGAGTTTAATCGTTGGCAAGAGGTCGTAGACTGGGCGTTGCCAATGTATCAGCAGGCGCTCTCCACAGGCGATGATATCGCTGCCATTGCTGAACAAATACGCCAACAGCACCCTACTTTGCCAGCGCAGATTGGTGCAGCATTAAAGTATACACAAGATGAAATTCGCTATTTAGGCTTGGAAATGGGCAGCAACTCTCACCTGCCAACCCCCGCCCAAGAAACTCTGCAAAACCGCTATGGCGATTGCAAAGACAAAACCGTACTATTAATAAGTATACTGCGCGCACTGGGAGTGGAGTCTCACCCTGCGCTTGTAAACACGCAATTAGATAAAGGCTTAGCCGAGACATCCCCCTCATCGGCACGCTTCAACCACGTTTTGGTTACGCTGGAGCACGATGATGAGCGCTACTGGCTTGACCCGACCACCAGTTATCAAACTGGCTCACTGTTAGCATTGAGTGAGCCCGACTTTGGTTATGCGTTAATCGTCAAACCCTCGCAAAATACTCTCACCAGCATGCACAAACCGGTAGAGCGTATTCACCGTGACATCACCGAGCGCTATGAGCTTCCTAATGCCAAAGAACCATTGGCACTATTCAGTGTGCAAAGCATATTCAGCGACGCCGATGCCATAAGTAAACGCCAAGAGCTGGCAACCACGGCATTGCAAACACTCCAAGAAAACTATACCAATTACTACCAAGACTACTTTGCTGGCACCCAGCACACCCGGCTACCGCAAGTTCGCGAGCACCCGCAAAAGGGAGCAATAGAAGTCACTGAATTTTATCAAATTGACGACTTTTGGAGTGATGAGGAGAATGGCCAGACAGCTTACTTTTACGCTGATGATATTCAAAATGCAATCTATCAACCCGATACTAAAACCCGTATCAGCCCGCTCTATCTGCAGCACCCTTATAACGTTAATTACACCATAGAGGTAAAGTTAAATGAGCGTGACTGGTACTTTAATAATAGTAAGAGCTCTATTGATAACCCTTATTTTTCATTGGCTTCGCAAGTGCGCTTTAGCTCAAATACACTGACTCTTACATATCAGTTCCGCAGCAAAACAGACCATGTGCCAGTTGCAGAAATGCCGGCCTACCTTGACGCACGAGAGCAACTTCTCGATGCCACCCAATATGGTATCCGCCAAGCTTACAGCCATGTAAATGAAGCCGAGCAGGATAATTTCCTATTACTCGGCTACGCCGTTATAGGCTATTGCATTCTTGCTTTAGTTGTTATCACCGCCTTTGTAACCCTGTGGCGCGTTGAAGCAGGCAAGCGACCGACATTCTCCGAACAACGTTACTACCCTGTTTCGAGTGTGAAATTTTGCCTTTACTCGCTGCTCACTTTTAATATCTTTCCTTTTTACTGGTGTTACAAAAACTGGCAATACATTAAGCAGCAGCATAATGAAGCGATGATGCCAATAGCCCGAGGGTTCTTCGCTTGGCTTTGGTACTACCCTCTGTATTTACGTTTTTATCAAGAGGGTAAAGAGCTGGGGACGCAGCAATATCTCCCACCAAAGTGGCTGGCGGCACTCTTTGCGATATTAGTGGTGGTACTGCATATCGCGACATCGTTAGATTTTTACGGCACGGTGTTCTATTTAGTGTGGCCGCTGCTGTGGTTACCCTTGGTAAATTACACGGCGCACATAAATCAGCGTAACGATTCATTGCCTTACTATAGTCGCTGGCGGGTGCGGCAAGTTTTACTTGCTATGGTACTGCTGCCCATACTCACCTTAGGTCTGGCCCAAGATATTGGTCTCACCGCCAATGTGGCGGTGGTTTCAGGAGATAAAGTATGGCAGCACGATAAGCGCTTTATGCTGCGTCATGGAGTTCTCAATCAAAATGAGCAACTGCTTTATTTTTACTCAGATGCCGCTTGGAATATCCGTGATGATGGTAATGGCATTACCGAGCAAGGCGTATTCAGTTATTACCGTGATCAAGGGCAGCTGCAAGTAGAACGTGCGGACTTTGGTGATATTGTTAATGTGCATACCGAGTTTGCTAACCAAGATGACGGCTACACCACTATTGATATAGAGCGCGCTGATGGCAGTAGCTTTCGGTTAATACTCTCTAGCGAGGAGAAAGGAGACAATAAGTTTGTTCAGGCGCTAAAAACCCGTTGGCGACAACCTTTAGCTCAATAA